The Pseudofrankia inefficax genome window below encodes:
- a CDS encoding serine/threonine-protein kinase codes for MPTLRAPDGPAADGHLGGRYRLGKVIGGGGGGTVHEGSDLLLRRPVAIKEIRLPPMGSAAARELAEQRVMREARAAARLRHPGLVTVYDVLQAEGRSWIVMEYVDGVPLSQLVKDLGRLEPERVARIGITLAYALEAAHRAGVVHRDVKPGNVLVTADGQSRLTDFGIAVSRGDSTLTGAGTLVGSPAYIAPERVRGARAVYASDVWGLGATLFTAVEGAPPFEAEGLLPLLAAVVENRRRPFIHAGSLRDVIDSMLAADPGRRPSPAQIRSHLHEVLDGLAAPANGRRGRTRRAAVLRRPSRPRETGRPDPWLELLADSDGGPADGAARDLAADEFADDGVQAGVGDPAGAPETAEVGTLTADDDAERLADSDSVGGEGEAGDGGDRDGRAEPGGTAERNEITTFDADADADADADADADLGGRGDGGGTSVLGAAAEPAGVGASRAAPPAGAGNRRRPRRRALLIAVAALVALGAVGTPLGLALAGNDGPAGTAALAGPKPSIVSSGQVSSGTPPPAGSSSPSGPASSVAGPSSASAPATGAAPGEGDDASLGPLVPTSTAPAQPPAGYTTRSGLSGWSVAVPSDWPTAPRGADRLVFAPASGYPELLVEAQAAAGSSAIGAWRSLEASVRATSPGYHLLSIRPADGADGANAAVYEFTFTSGGRTIHVLDLGVIRNGHGYALRWRMPQDTWTSQQSLMRQVFATFRPGA; via the coding sequence ATGCCGACGCTCCGTGCCCCCGATGGACCGGCAGCCGACGGGCACCTGGGCGGTCGCTACCGGCTGGGCAAGGTGATCGGCGGTGGCGGTGGCGGAACCGTCCACGAGGGCTCGGACCTGCTGCTGCGCCGCCCAGTCGCGATCAAGGAGATCCGGCTGCCGCCCATGGGGTCGGCCGCCGCCCGCGAGCTGGCCGAACAGCGGGTGATGCGCGAGGCGCGCGCGGCGGCCCGACTGCGGCACCCGGGGCTGGTGACGGTCTACGACGTGCTCCAGGCCGAGGGACGTTCGTGGATCGTCATGGAGTACGTCGACGGAGTCCCGCTGTCCCAGCTGGTCAAGGACCTCGGGCGGCTGGAGCCCGAGCGGGTCGCCCGCATCGGCATCACCCTGGCCTACGCCCTGGAGGCCGCTCACCGCGCCGGCGTCGTGCACCGTGACGTCAAGCCGGGCAACGTGCTGGTCACCGCCGACGGCCAGTCGCGCCTGACCGACTTCGGGATCGCGGTCAGCCGCGGCGACTCGACCCTGACCGGCGCGGGAACGCTGGTCGGTTCGCCGGCCTACATCGCCCCGGAACGCGTCCGAGGCGCGCGGGCCGTGTACGCGAGCGATGTGTGGGGGCTGGGCGCGACCCTCTTCACCGCCGTCGAGGGCGCGCCGCCGTTCGAGGCCGAGGGGCTCCTGCCGCTCCTCGCCGCCGTCGTGGAGAACCGCAGGCGCCCGTTCATCCACGCTGGCTCGCTGCGCGATGTCATCGACAGCATGCTGGCCGCCGACCCTGGCCGCCGGCCATCGCCCGCCCAGATCCGGAGCCACCTGCACGAGGTCCTCGACGGCCTCGCGGCCCCCGCGAACGGGCGGCGCGGGCGCACCAGACGGGCCGCCGTCCTTCGGCGCCCGTCCCGTCCCCGTGAGACCGGCCGGCCGGACCCGTGGCTGGAACTGCTCGCCGACAGCGACGGCGGGCCGGCAGACGGCGCCGCCCGGGACCTCGCGGCCGACGAGTTCGCCGACGACGGCGTGCAGGCGGGCGTCGGCGACCCAGCGGGCGCGCCGGAGACGGCCGAGGTCGGCACCCTGACGGCAGACGACGACGCCGAGCGCCTCGCCGACTCCGACAGTGTCGGCGGGGAAGGTGAGGCCGGTGACGGGGGTGACCGCGACGGCCGCGCCGAACCCGGCGGCACAGCCGAACGCAACGAGATCACGACATTCGACGCCGACGCCGACGCCGACGCCGACGCCGACGCCGACGCGGACCTCGGCGGCCGTGGCGACGGCGGCGGGACCTCCGTCCTCGGAGCCGCCGCCGAACCAGCCGGTGTCGGCGCGAGCCGTGCCGCGCCGCCTGCCGGCGCCGGCAACCGACGCCGCCCGCGCCGACGGGCGCTGCTGATCGCGGTGGCGGCGCTGGTCGCGCTCGGGGCGGTGGGGACGCCGCTGGGTCTGGCGCTCGCGGGCAACGACGGCCCAGCGGGCACAGCCGCCCTGGCTGGGCCGAAGCCGTCGATCGTCTCTTCCGGGCAGGTCAGCTCCGGGACACCGCCGCCGGCGGGCTCGTCGAGCCCGTCGGGCCCGGCTTCGAGCGTCGCCGGCCCGTCGAGCGCGAGCGCCCCGGCGACGGGCGCCGCGCCGGGCGAGGGCGACGACGCCAGCCTGGGCCCGCTCGTCCCGACCAGTACGGCCCCGGCACAGCCGCCGGCGGGTTACACCACGCGCTCCGGGCTGTCCGGCTGGTCCGTCGCGGTACCGAGCGACTGGCCCACCGCCCCGCGCGGCGCCGACCGCCTGGTCTTCGCGCCCGCGAGCGGCTATCCGGAGCTCCTGGTCGAGGCTCAGGCCGCGGCCGGATCGTCGGCCATCGGCGCCTGGCGGTCGCTGGAGGCAAGCGTGCGGGCGACGTCGCCGGGCTACCACCTGCTGTCCATCCGCCCGGCTGACGGTGCTGACGGCGCGAACGCCGCGGTCTACGAGTTCACCTTCACCTCGGGTGGCCGCACCATCCACGTTCTCGACCTGGGCGTCATCCGCAACGGCCACGGCTACGCGCTGCGCTGGCGGATGCCCCAGGACACCTGGACCAGCCAGCAGTCCCTGATGCGGCAGGTCTTCGCCACCTTCCGCCCCGGAGCGTGA
- the recO gene encoding DNA repair protein RecO: MPVYRDEGVVLRTMPLGEADRIVTLFTRRNGRVRAVAKGVRRTSSRFGARLEPAMYVDLQLHQGRSLDTVTQADLLGSYGAVLATDYARHTAAAVMLETAERLTSEEREPALRLFLLLVGGLRTLASGEHPPGLVMDAFLLRALAVSGYGMALDDCARCGEPGPHPSVSVAGGGVVCPRCRPHGAASVSVTAVQLLADLLHGDWAEAEATDVRTRREAAGIVAAYLQWHLERGLRALPHLERA, encoded by the coding sequence ATGCCGGTCTACCGCGATGAGGGGGTCGTGCTGCGCACGATGCCGCTCGGTGAGGCCGACCGGATCGTCACGCTGTTCACCCGGCGCAACGGGCGGGTACGGGCCGTGGCGAAAGGGGTACGCCGGACGTCGTCGCGGTTCGGCGCCCGGCTGGAGCCGGCGATGTACGTCGACCTCCAGCTGCACCAGGGCCGCTCGCTGGACACCGTCACCCAGGCCGACCTGCTCGGCTCCTACGGCGCGGTCCTGGCGACCGACTACGCCCGGCACACGGCCGCCGCGGTGATGCTGGAGACCGCCGAGCGGCTGACCAGCGAGGAGCGCGAGCCGGCGCTACGGCTGTTCCTGCTGCTCGTCGGCGGGCTGCGTACCCTGGCGTCCGGCGAGCATCCGCCGGGCCTGGTGATGGACGCCTTCCTGCTGCGCGCGCTCGCGGTCAGCGGGTACGGGATGGCGCTGGACGACTGCGCGCGCTGCGGGGAGCCGGGGCCCCACCCGTCGGTGTCGGTCGCCGGTGGAGGCGTAGTCTGCCCGCGGTGTCGACCGCACGGCGCGGCGTCGGTGTCGGTCACCGCCGTCCAGCTGCTGGCTGATCTGCTGCACGGCGACTGGGCCGAGGCGGAGGCTACCGATGTGCGCACCAGGCGGGAAGCGGCCGGCATCGTCGCCGCGTACCTGCAGTGGCACCTGGAACGAGGGCTTCGGGCGCTGCCACACCTCGAGCGGGCGTGA
- a CDS encoding isoprenyl transferase, which yields MSLQDGGVRPHRDPHPHPSGARPPTIPAELVPQHVAIVMDGNGRWATLRGLPRTKGHEAGEDALFDCVEGAIELGIRWISVYAFSTENWKRAPDEVAFLMRFVDGVFGRRIDDMDSLGVNVRWAGRRPRLWNSVIRRLEKAEERTKNNDRITLAMCINYGGRAEIADAAALMAQDVRDGRLKPDKIDERTFARYLDEPDMPDVDLLIRTSGEQRLSNFLLWQAAYAEFAFVDTLWPDFDRRDLWAACEEYARRDRRYGGVIARA from the coding sequence GTGAGCCTGCAGGATGGCGGAGTTAGGCCGCACCGGGACCCGCATCCGCACCCGTCCGGGGCACGCCCCCCGACGATTCCGGCGGAACTGGTGCCCCAGCATGTCGCCATCGTCATGGACGGCAACGGCCGATGGGCGACGCTGCGCGGACTGCCGCGCACGAAGGGCCACGAGGCGGGCGAGGACGCGCTGTTCGACTGTGTCGAGGGCGCGATCGAGCTCGGCATCCGCTGGATCTCGGTGTACGCGTTCTCGACGGAGAACTGGAAGCGCGCACCGGACGAGGTGGCCTTCCTGATGCGCTTCGTCGACGGTGTGTTCGGCCGGCGGATCGACGACATGGACTCCCTGGGCGTGAACGTCCGCTGGGCCGGGCGCCGGCCCCGCCTGTGGAACAGCGTCATCCGCCGGCTGGAGAAGGCCGAGGAACGCACCAAGAACAACGACCGGATCACGCTGGCGATGTGCATCAACTACGGCGGCCGGGCCGAGATCGCCGACGCCGCCGCCCTGATGGCCCAGGACGTCCGGGACGGCCGGCTGAAGCCGGACAAGATCGACGAGCGTACCTTCGCCCGCTACCTCGACGAGCCGGACATGCCCGACGTGGACCTGCTGATCCGCACGTCCGGTGAGCAGCGGCTGTCCAACTTCCTGCTCTGGCAGGCCGCGTACGCGGAGTTCGCGTTCGTCGACACGCTCTGGCCGGACTTCGACCGGCGCGATCTGTGGGCCGCGTGCGAGGAGTACGCCCGGCGCGACCGCCGCTACGGCGGCGTCATCGCGCGGGCATAG
- a CDS encoding antibiotic biosynthesis monooxygenase family protein: MTDPTGPPAVPEGFHAPPAAPVLAMVRFQVPAAASDEFAVGADGSLAALARARGFRGGRLVRAVDDPEAWVLVTEWDGPGAWRRALGGFDVRQLLTPLLGWALDAPGAFEILVDRDGPGDAVRRHESSLAPDAATATPGH, encoded by the coding sequence GTGACCGACCCGACCGGGCCGCCCGCGGTCCCCGAAGGCTTTCACGCCCCGCCGGCGGCTCCCGTGCTGGCGATGGTGCGCTTCCAGGTGCCGGCCGCCGCCTCGGACGAGTTCGCCGTGGGCGCGGACGGCTCGCTCGCCGCGCTCGCCCGCGCGCGCGGCTTCCGTGGTGGCCGGCTGGTCCGCGCCGTCGACGACCCCGAGGCCTGGGTCCTGGTGACCGAGTGGGACGGGCCGGGAGCGTGGCGGCGGGCGCTCGGGGGCTTCGACGTCCGCCAGCTGCTCACGCCGCTGCTCGGCTGGGCACTCGACGCCCCGGGCGCCTTCGAGATCCTCGTCGACCGGGACGGCCCGGGTGACGCCGTCCGTCGCCACGAGTCGTCCCTCGCCCCCGACGCCGCCACCGCGACCCCCGGCCACTGA
- a CDS encoding GTPase Era — protein sequence MARHPTKAPAPGAPGRAGAEPDQPGTFRSGFACFVGRPNAGKSTLTNALVGTKIAITSGRPQTTRHAVRGIVHRPDAQLVLVDTPGLHRPRTLLGERLNDVVRATLSEVDVVGFCAPADEPVGRGDRYIAEELSRLPGRTPVIAILTKTDLVKDPDRIGARLLELSQLADFAEIVPVSAVPVPVRGDGRAAGDDRVRAAGHQLDVLADLLVARLPLGPPLYLDGELTDEPERVMVAELVREAALEGVRDELPHSLAVVVEEMLPREDRPAERPLLDVHVNVFVERPSQKAIVIGAGGSRLKDVGTKARAQIEALLGTPVFLDLHVKVAKDWQRDPKQLRRLGF from the coding sequence ATGGCACGACACCCCACGAAGGCACCGGCCCCGGGCGCTCCCGGGCGCGCGGGCGCCGAGCCGGACCAGCCGGGCACCTTCCGGTCCGGGTTCGCCTGCTTCGTCGGGCGGCCGAACGCCGGCAAGTCGACGCTGACGAACGCCCTGGTCGGGACGAAGATCGCGATCACCAGCGGCCGGCCGCAGACCACCCGGCACGCGGTGCGCGGCATCGTGCACCGGCCGGACGCGCAACTGGTGCTCGTCGACACCCCGGGTCTGCACCGGCCGCGCACGCTGCTCGGTGAGCGGCTCAACGACGTGGTCCGCGCGACCCTGTCCGAGGTCGACGTCGTCGGCTTCTGCGCGCCGGCCGACGAACCGGTCGGCCGGGGCGACCGGTACATCGCCGAGGAGCTGTCCCGGCTGCCGGGGCGGACCCCGGTGATCGCGATCCTGACCAAGACCGACCTGGTCAAGGACCCGGACCGGATCGGCGCCCGACTCCTGGAGCTCTCCCAGCTCGCCGACTTCGCCGAGATCGTGCCGGTGAGCGCCGTGCCCGTGCCGGTGCGGGGGGACGGCCGGGCCGCGGGCGACGACCGGGTCCGCGCCGCCGGCCACCAGCTGGACGTCCTGGCGGACCTGCTGGTGGCGCGGCTGCCACTGGGACCGCCGCTGTACCTGGACGGCGAGCTGACCGACGAGCCGGAGCGGGTGATGGTCGCCGAACTGGTCCGGGAGGCGGCGCTGGAGGGCGTGCGCGACGAGCTGCCGCACTCGCTCGCCGTGGTCGTCGAGGAGATGCTGCCCCGCGAGGACCGCCCGGCGGAACGGCCCCTGCTCGACGTGCACGTCAACGTGTTCGTCGAGCGGCCCAGCCAGAAGGCGATCGTGATCGGTGCCGGCGGCTCCCGGCTCAAGGACGTCGGGACCAAGGCCCGGGCCCAGATCGAGGCGCTGCTGGGCACCCCGGTCTTCCTCGATCTGCACGTCAAGGTCGCCAAGGACTGGCAGCGCGACCCCAAGCAGCTGCGTCGCCTCGGCTTCTGA
- a CDS encoding restriction endonuclease, with amino-acid sequence MELAKGANAPVRVPVARVSLTSRLPAGSVDLFALELTGRRRVRDDGDLVFYNQRRSADGCLWLVSERCVRIALDELPGEVETVVIAAGLADDWPGALADDPATRVEVQEAGESAWDGPDDDGAWAVSHRVEADGGERCVVLVELYRRDGGWKVRAVSQGWTAGTVALLTEHGVHVERDPTGDDTPSVAPTLPEVPVPSPRPLAPTRPLPSAHPQPRTHPRSQPDPLSPTLPYPAAPWAVRAADLSDAPTEIVDSPTGAWPVWRRPTDAPEESSTGPGEARTRSAEPRTGAGHGAAGGTRHLRVEPVARATRRAPLDLLEMDPYDFEQLVANLMTRMGYDTRRVGRSGDGGVDVEVYSDDPLGSGLIVISVKRYRRTVGAHYVRELAGTVADRDAIKGILVTTSGFGPSSVEFAAKNRLELVDGERLRGWLAEYLDLDTV; translated from the coding sequence GTGGAGCTGGCGAAGGGCGCGAACGCGCCGGTGCGGGTTCCGGTCGCGCGGGTGTCGCTCACGTCGAGGCTGCCGGCGGGGTCCGTCGACCTGTTCGCCCTGGAGCTGACCGGGCGGCGCCGGGTGCGTGACGACGGTGACCTGGTCTTCTACAACCAGCGGCGCTCGGCGGACGGCTGCCTGTGGCTGGTCAGCGAGCGCTGCGTGCGGATCGCCCTGGACGAACTGCCGGGCGAGGTCGAGACAGTGGTGATCGCCGCCGGCCTCGCCGACGACTGGCCCGGCGCCCTGGCCGACGACCCCGCGACACGAGTCGAGGTCCAGGAGGCCGGCGAGTCGGCCTGGGACGGCCCGGACGACGACGGTGCCTGGGCGGTGAGCCACCGGGTCGAGGCCGACGGTGGCGAGCGCTGCGTCGTGCTGGTCGAGCTGTACCGGCGCGACGGCGGCTGGAAGGTGCGGGCCGTCTCGCAGGGCTGGACCGCCGGAACGGTCGCCCTGCTCACCGAGCACGGCGTGCACGTCGAGCGGGACCCCACCGGGGACGACACCCCGTCCGTCGCCCCGACGCTGCCCGAGGTGCCGGTCCCGTCGCCCCGCCCCCTCGCGCCCACGCGGCCCCTCCCGTCAGCGCACCCCCAGCCGCGGACGCACCCCCGCTCGCAGCCGGATCCCCTCTCACCGACTCTGCCGTACCCAGCCGCCCCCTGGGCCGTCCGCGCCGCCGACCTGTCCGATGCTCCGACCGAGATCGTCGACTCGCCGACCGGCGCCTGGCCGGTCTGGCGACGGCCGACTGACGCACCCGAGGAGAGCTCGACGGGTCCGGGCGAGGCACGGACGAGATCCGCGGAGCCCCGGACCGGTGCCGGCCACGGGGCTGCCGGGGGAACCCGGCACCTGCGGGTCGAACCCGTCGCCCGGGCGACCCGGCGGGCGCCGCTGGACCTGCTGGAGATGGACCCGTACGACTTCGAGCAGCTGGTCGCCAACCTGATGACCAGGATGGGCTACGACACCAGGCGGGTCGGCCGGTCGGGCGACGGTGGCGTCGACGTCGAGGTCTACTCGGACGACCCACTGGGGTCGGGGCTGATCGTCATCTCGGTGAAGCGCTACCGGCGGACCGTTGGCGCGCACTACGTCCGCGAGCTCGCCGGCACGGTCGCCGACCGAGACGCGATCAAGGGCATCCTGGTCACGACCTCGGGGTTCGGCCCGTCCTCGGTCGAGTTCGCCGCGAAGAACCGCCTGGAGCTGGTCGACGGCGAGCGGCTGCGCGGCTGGCTCGCCGAGTACCTCGACCTCGACACGGTCTGA
- a CDS encoding glycine--tRNA ligase: MDTIVSLAKRRGFVFPSSEIYGGLRASWDYGPLGVELKNNVKRAWWKSVVQGRDDVVGLDSCVILAREVWETSGHVEVFVDPLTECTNCHKRYRADHLEEAFEAKHGRAPAGLAEVVCTNCGTRGAFTEPKMFNGLLKTYLGPVEDPSGLAYLRPETAQGIFINYANVQSTARRKPPFGIGQIGKSFRNEITPGNFIFRTREFEQMEMEFFVPPGEDEQWHDYWITERTRWYTELGIKPDNLRHYEHPKEKLSHYSKRTVDIEYRFNFAGLPWGELEGIANRTDYDLTAHSKGSGADLSFFDQATNTRFTPFVIEPAAGVDRATLTFLLDAYDEDEAPNTKGGVDRRIVLRLDPRLAPVKAAVLPLSRHADLSPVARDLAADLRRHWNVEYDDSQAIGRRYRRQDEIGTPYCVTVDFDTLNDQSVTIRERDSMAQQRIAIDKVATYLNAQLGPL; encoded by the coding sequence ATGGACACAATCGTCAGCCTCGCCAAGCGGCGGGGGTTCGTCTTCCCGTCCAGCGAGATCTACGGCGGTCTGCGGGCTTCCTGGGACTACGGGCCACTCGGCGTCGAGCTGAAGAACAACGTCAAGCGGGCCTGGTGGAAGTCGGTCGTGCAGGGCCGCGACGACGTGGTCGGCCTCGACTCGTGCGTCATCCTCGCCCGCGAGGTCTGGGAGACCTCCGGGCACGTCGAGGTGTTCGTCGACCCGCTGACGGAGTGCACCAACTGCCACAAGCGCTACCGCGCGGACCACCTGGAGGAGGCCTTCGAGGCCAAGCACGGCCGGGCCCCGGCCGGTCTGGCCGAGGTCGTCTGCACCAACTGCGGCACCCGCGGCGCGTTCACCGAGCCGAAGATGTTCAACGGCCTGCTCAAGACCTATCTCGGCCCGGTCGAGGACCCGTCGGGCCTGGCCTACCTGCGGCCGGAGACCGCGCAGGGCATCTTCATCAACTACGCGAACGTGCAGTCCACCGCCCGGCGCAAGCCGCCGTTCGGCATCGGGCAGATCGGCAAGTCGTTCCGCAACGAGATCACCCCGGGCAACTTCATCTTCCGGACCCGCGAGTTCGAGCAGATGGAGATGGAGTTCTTCGTCCCGCCGGGCGAGGACGAGCAGTGGCACGACTACTGGATCACCGAGCGGACCCGGTGGTACACCGAGCTCGGCATCAAGCCGGACAACCTGCGTCACTACGAACACCCAAAGGAGAAGCTCTCCCATTACTCGAAGCGCACCGTCGACATCGAGTACCGGTTCAACTTCGCGGGCCTTCCGTGGGGTGAGCTCGAAGGCATCGCGAATCGGACCGACTACGACCTGACCGCGCACTCGAAGGGTTCTGGCGCGGACCTGTCGTTCTTTGACCAGGCAACCAACACCCGGTTCACGCCGTTCGTCATCGAGCCGGCGGCCGGGGTCGACCGGGCGACGCTCACGTTCCTGCTGGACGCCTATGACGAGGACGAGGCGCCGAACACCAAGGGCGGTGTGGACCGGCGGATCGTGCTGCGGCTCGACCCTCGGCTGGCACCGGTGAAGGCCGCGGTGCTGCCGCTGTCCCGCCACGCGGACCTCTCGCCGGTAGCCCGTGATCTGGCCGCCGACCTGCGCAGGCACTGGAACGTCGAGTACGACGACTCGCAGGCCATCGGGCGTCGTTACCGCCGCCAGGACGAGATCGGCACGCCGTACTGCGTCACCGTCGACTTCGACACGCTCAACGACCAGTCGGTGACAATCCGAGAGCGTGACTCGATGGCGCAGCAGCGCATCGCTATCGACAAGGTCGCGACCTACCTGAACGCGCAGCTCGGCCCGCTCTAG
- a CDS encoding MHYT domain-containing protein, with amino-acid sequence MTYQSASYDMLSVVISVALSFLGCFAALVSAIRIPLSSGRRRRQWISAASVSLGGGAIWSMHFVAMTAYHLGDMEIVYNVPLTALSLVVAVAASGLGIRVVATDPRSLGRIAVGGVTAGLGIALMHYTGMAAMRTGSRVTYDPGRVVLSVGIAVGAALAALAIAFRVRSRTHVLLASTVMTVAVCGMHYTAMTAVRVERMDATVPMTGADPIAMVLAVCVVTFTVLAGVIILALGALSEEGSFRLEKNSGPTGQVAADAVRGAPSAFSPRPVQRRADVDPTPVRPSHRRPMNT; translated from the coding sequence ATGACATACCAATCCGCAAGTTATGACATGTTGTCGGTGGTAATCTCGGTTGCGCTGTCCTTCCTTGGCTGCTTTGCCGCGCTGGTGAGTGCCATCAGGATTCCGCTGAGCTCCGGCCGGCGCAGGCGGCAGTGGATTTCGGCGGCCTCGGTCAGCCTCGGCGGCGGGGCGATCTGGTCGATGCATTTCGTCGCGATGACCGCTTATCACCTCGGTGATATGGAAATTGTTTACAACGTGCCGCTGACCGCGCTGTCACTCGTGGTCGCGGTCGCGGCGTCGGGGCTGGGAATTCGTGTCGTGGCCACCGACCCACGCAGTCTCGGCCGCATCGCGGTCGGCGGGGTCACGGCGGGCCTCGGCATCGCGTTGATGCACTACACCGGCATGGCGGCGATGCGAACGGGCTCCAGGGTCACCTACGACCCGGGAAGAGTGGTCCTGTCGGTCGGAATCGCTGTCGGGGCCGCGCTCGCCGCGCTCGCCATCGCCTTCCGGGTGCGTAGCAGGACCCATGTCCTGCTGGCCTCGACGGTTATGACGGTCGCGGTGTGCGGGATGCACTACACCGCGATGACAGCCGTCCGGGTCGAACGCATGGACGCCACCGTACCGATGACCGGCGCGGATCCCATCGCCATGGTCCTGGCTGTGTGTGTGGTGACGTTCACTGTTCTCGCGGGTGTGATCATCCTGGCTCTCGGTGCTCTTTCGGAAGAAGGAAGCTTCCGTCTGGAAAAAAACTCGGGCCCGACCGGCCAAGTTGCCGCTGATGCCGTCCGCGGCGCCCCGAGCGCATTTTCGCCAAGACCAGTCCAGCGAAGGGCTGACGTCGACCCCACTCCGGTTCGCCCGAGCCACAGGCGTCCTATGAACACGTAA
- a CDS encoding ester cyclase, whose translation MSKDGLASEPPHVRGREAVIADSAGVVWRDGAPPDYHLSHQTMPSERTVHHPAGSLADIVERVVQVFEMELSHKKDPAQWVSMVTDQLRVSVNGGPAVGSAELAERGSYNVLIGESPYYSASSETFESSHEIFHNAFPGGFFWEVLEVYSPPPTIAFKWRHWGTFSGPYRGMNPTGERIEMFGVTVARVSDDLRIVEVHNYYDNSDFLRQLACGHGS comes from the coding sequence ATGAGCAAGGACGGACTCGCGAGCGAGCCGCCGCACGTTCGCGGGAGGGAAGCGGTGATCGCGGACTCCGCGGGCGTCGTCTGGCGGGACGGCGCCCCGCCCGACTATCACCTGTCCCATCAGACCATGCCGTCGGAAAGGACCGTGCATCATCCTGCTGGCTCACTCGCCGACATAGTGGAGCGAGTCGTCCAGGTGTTCGAGATGGAACTGTCCCACAAGAAGGATCCCGCGCAGTGGGTCAGCATGGTCACCGATCAGCTGCGGGTGAGTGTGAATGGCGGCCCGGCCGTCGGAAGCGCCGAGCTGGCGGAGCGCGGGAGCTACAACGTCCTCATCGGCGAGAGTCCGTACTACTCGGCCAGCAGCGAGACCTTCGAGTCCTCTCATGAGATCTTCCATAACGCATTCCCGGGCGGATTCTTCTGGGAAGTCCTCGAAGTGTATTCGCCGCCGCCCACGATTGCGTTCAAATGGCGCCACTGGGGAACTTTCAGCGGGCCGTACCGAGGTATGAACCCGACCGGCGAACGGATCGAGATGTTCGGGGTCACGGTGGCTCGGGTATCCGATGACCTCCGGATCGTCGAGGTGCACAACTACTACGACAACTCCGATTTTCTTCGACAGCTGGCCTGCGGTCACGGGAGCTAG